In the genome of Limnobaculum zhutongyuii, one region contains:
- a CDS encoding AMP-binding protein produces MSSELVVTPTLNSIPIRHGDFTTTTEALAYAAGGEAGFNFFNVSGELTGVLDYKQMQAQSMRVALQLKQQGFSRHDRLIFIAETSPDFLLLFFACQYLGLIPCPIAFTVNLGGMPAYLEKLDRIIASSQAKAIISSQAIADAIGKSVSIPTLVYSDMVHQAQQLDRPELSALSPFTADEPAYIQFSSGSTTHPKGVQISQRDLHTNIYAVLRYGMKLRPEDRSFNWLPFHHNMGMIGFLLASVYGQRTVDCLSAENFVQNPLIWLELMSKYKTAITFAPVFGYQFAMKKYAESENKPSLDLSSLRVAGIGGDLISPDMLKMFSGCFASSGFNYQSFLPSYGLTETTLAVTTSDVDQPPVIDTLTSELIQKPIVSCGKALPGFEVKIIDGATQAKLSEREIGQIWVKGPSIITGYIDDQAPIESDNEGYIYTGDLGYLWQDQLFISGREKDVIIIRGRNIWAQDIEWSLLQTMPQIGVNNIAAISINQQQEERMAILFSASEELAADHNQLQQLATEIQNLTRKIAGVQARVLFTTQKLPLTSSGKLARAQAKEAYLSGNMVIIYDSEGHI; encoded by the coding sequence ATGTCATCAGAATTAGTTGTTACACCAACACTTAACAGTATCCCGATCCGACACGGTGATTTTACTACCACGACGGAAGCGCTGGCCTATGCCGCTGGAGGCGAAGCCGGATTCAACTTTTTCAACGTTTCCGGTGAGCTAACGGGTGTTCTGGATTATAAACAAATGCAGGCCCAATCCATGCGGGTAGCACTACAGCTTAAACAACAAGGCTTCTCCCGTCATGACCGCCTGATTTTTATAGCGGAAACTAGCCCTGATTTTTTGCTACTGTTTTTTGCCTGCCAGTATTTAGGATTAATTCCCTGCCCAATAGCCTTTACCGTCAACCTTGGCGGTATGCCAGCCTATCTTGAGAAATTAGACAGAATTATTGCTTCTTCTCAGGCTAAAGCCATTATCAGCTCACAAGCTATTGCTGATGCTATTGGTAAATCAGTTTCAATTCCTACCCTGGTGTATAGCGATATGGTTCATCAGGCACAACAACTTGATCGGCCGGAACTGTCAGCACTTTCTCCATTCACGGCGGATGAGCCGGCCTATATTCAGTTCTCTTCCGGTTCGACAACCCACCCGAAAGGGGTGCAAATAAGCCAGCGTGATTTACATACCAACATCTATGCGGTTTTACGTTATGGCATGAAGCTGCGCCCGGAAGATCGTTCGTTTAACTGGCTGCCCTTCCATCACAACATGGGAATGATTGGCTTCCTTCTGGCCTCGGTATATGGGCAACGTACCGTCGATTGCCTGAGCGCAGAGAACTTTGTTCAGAACCCGCTGATTTGGCTGGAGCTGATGTCAAAGTATAAAACGGCCATTACCTTTGCTCCGGTATTTGGCTATCAGTTTGCCATGAAAAAATATGCGGAAAGTGAAAATAAGCCATCTCTCGACCTCTCTTCACTGCGGGTAGCCGGTATTGGTGGCGATTTGATTAGCCCGGATATGCTGAAGATGTTTTCTGGCTGCTTCGCCAGCAGCGGCTTTAATTATCAATCGTTCCTGCCAAGCTATGGACTGACTGAGACTACGCTGGCCGTGACCACATCAGATGTGGATCAACCGCCGGTCATCGACACATTAACCAGCGAGCTGATTCAAAAACCTATTGTCTCCTGTGGTAAAGCGCTGCCGGGGTTTGAAGTTAAGATCATTGATGGAGCGACTCAAGCCAAGCTTTCAGAGCGAGAAATCGGTCAGATATGGGTAAAAGGCCCCAGCATTATTACAGGCTATATTGACGATCAGGCTCCTATTGAGTCAGACAATGAAGGCTATATTTATACCGGCGATCTCGGTTATTTATGGCAAGACCAGCTGTTTATCAGCGGTCGTGAGAAAGATGTCATCATTATTCGCGGCCGTAATATTTGGGCACAGGATATAGAGTGGTCGCTGCTACAAACTATGCCGCAGATTGGCGTCAATAATATAGCTGCCATTAGTATTAACCAGCAGCAAGAAGAGAGAATGGCAATACTGTTCAGTGCTAGCGAAGAACTGGCAGCAGACCATAATCAGCTTCAGCAATTGGCGACAGAGATCCAAAACCTGACACGTAAAATTGCGGGTGTTCAGGCCAGAGTATTGTTTACCACCCAGAAGTTACCATTAACCTCTTCAGGAAAACTGGCCAGAGCACAGGCCAAAGAGGCGTATCTGTCTGGCAATATGGTTATTATCTACGATTCAGAGGGGCATATCTGA
- a CDS encoding autotransporter outer membrane beta-barrel domain-containing protein: protein MVIGGNGATGLFEYQHGAITESTRFDQMDTINIGSGLNSNGTMSLTGTGKNTSDQNMGNSIVYTEKLHIGTDGGTGELNIIGSGVEADTFNSAGHVIAFSLGSGSGSQGTMNILSGGKATISTGMGYSYNPLPTAVIGLNQGSGTLNIAGSTTNNGKTTPSRAVFAHGLDVGKGDGSTGTIRVEDGARLITIAPGGDDQNTSAFIGVDNGKGTVLVSGENSIWHVSGHSSFSGAPGEVGHLSVGESGTGDLTIANGGKVSLGAITYVSTYDEDTGLSYYDLTFSNDVLGNVYLGQQAGSTGNLNFGAAEGEAAQAVGSLEANQIIFGAGNGSVVFNHTDNSGLYIFENELISGAEGQGSIKQVNGVTTFDSDRSIFTGKTYVTGGTLVANNVLGGTMFVSNGGTLAGIGNVGHTTVGNGGIISPGQFGSTTPEVLTIDGDLVMEAGSTYITNLSTDIESSGTNAEGDVVNTYIADVIQVNGSATLNGAGVIAMAGGEPVLYVPDSRWRILSATGGVSGAFGPLESRPYVDLGYEYDADNAYLVVTRNEQDICTDGMTSNECNVGGNVDEQENEDNDIKEEIVSQPDVDSAKDALNQLSGEIHASAKSALLEDSRFLREAINNRLLDTTVGTGAWGHIYTSWGTFDASGSSARMKRNIAGVILGVDKSLNDNWKMGLAGGYGKADIKVSDRSSTAERYDYHVGAYAKGQWGNFNLHTGVGYTWHDYTTDRYVKLQKLRDHLEADYNASTTQVFTEGRYLFDITDTLTVEPYIGAAYVHIDTDGFTERGGKAKLTSASDNMDVFFTALGSRMTKQFTLENGQSTKIWTNIGWRHAYNDVTSTSTLNFSNANSFNVIGSSISRDAAIFEAGAEISVTPNTNIGAMYNGQVGNNTEDHGAKVYINWRF from the coding sequence ATGGTTATCGGCGGTAATGGTGCTACCGGTCTGTTTGAATATCAGCATGGTGCTATAACAGAGTCCACCCGTTTTGATCAGATGGATACCATCAATATTGGTTCCGGATTAAACAGTAACGGAACCATGTCATTAACCGGCACGGGTAAAAATACCTCTGACCAAAACATGGGTAATTCCATCGTTTATACCGAAAAACTTCATATCGGAACCGATGGTGGTACCGGTGAGCTAAATATTATTGGCAGTGGTGTTGAAGCCGATACCTTTAACTCTGCCGGTCATGTCATCGCTTTCTCATTAGGAAGCGGTAGTGGCAGTCAGGGCACCATGAATATCCTGTCCGGTGGTAAAGCTACGATTTCAACCGGTATGGGTTATAGCTATAACCCACTACCAACAGCGGTAATTGGCCTGAATCAGGGGTCTGGAACGCTCAATATTGCCGGTTCTACCACTAATAATGGTAAAACAACACCAAGCCGTGCCGTTTTTGCCCACGGACTGGATGTTGGCAAAGGTGATGGTAGTACGGGCACTATTCGGGTTGAAGATGGTGCCCGTCTGATAACCATTGCCCCAGGTGGAGACGATCAAAATACCTCTGCCTTTATTGGTGTAGATAACGGTAAAGGCACGGTGTTAGTTTCAGGTGAAAACAGCATCTGGCACGTCTCGGGACATTCATCATTCTCTGGTGCACCTGGAGAGGTTGGTCATTTATCCGTGGGAGAAAGTGGTACCGGCGATCTCACTATCGCCAACGGCGGTAAAGTTTCGCTGGGTGCCATTACTTATGTGAGTACCTACGACGAAGACACAGGCCTCTCTTACTATGATTTAACCTTTAGTAATGACGTCTTAGGCAATGTCTATTTAGGTCAACAGGCTGGTAGCACCGGCAACCTAAACTTCGGTGCTGCGGAAGGTGAAGCGGCTCAAGCAGTTGGCTCGCTGGAAGCGAATCAAATTATCTTTGGGGCTGGCAATGGCTCGGTAGTATTTAACCATACGGATAATTCCGGCCTTTATATTTTTGAAAATGAATTGATCAGCGGTGCTGAGGGTCAGGGGTCAATTAAGCAGGTTAATGGCGTTACGACCTTTGACAGCGACCGTAGTATTTTCACCGGTAAAACCTATGTGACTGGCGGTACGCTGGTAGCCAATAACGTGCTGGGTGGTACCATGTTTGTCTCCAATGGCGGCACATTAGCGGGTATTGGTAATGTCGGTCATACTACTGTGGGTAACGGAGGTATCATTTCTCCGGGGCAGTTTGGTTCCACCACGCCAGAAGTGCTTACTATTGATGGCGATCTGGTGATGGAAGCAGGTTCTACTTATATAACCAACCTCTCAACCGATATTGAGTCCTCTGGCACCAATGCTGAAGGCGATGTAGTTAATACCTACATTGCTGACGTGATTCAGGTTAACGGTAGTGCAACACTAAATGGTGCGGGCGTTATTGCGATGGCGGGTGGTGAACCCGTTCTGTATGTACCGGACAGTCGTTGGCGTATTCTTAGCGCTACCGGCGGCGTCTCCGGCGCATTTGGTCCGCTGGAATCACGGCCTTATGTCGATCTGGGTTATGAATACGATGCGGATAACGCTTATCTGGTTGTCACCCGTAACGAGCAGGATATCTGTACTGATGGTATGACCTCCAACGAATGTAACGTTGGTGGAAATGTTGACGAACAGGAAAACGAAGATAATGACATCAAAGAGGAGATCGTTTCTCAACCTGATGTCGACTCAGCCAAAGATGCACTAAACCAGCTTTCTGGTGAAATCCATGCCTCGGCCAAGAGCGCCCTGTTGGAAGATAGCCGTTTCCTGCGTGAAGCCATTAATAATCGTCTGTTAGATACGACAGTTGGCACCGGTGCCTGGGGTCATATTTATACCTCATGGGGTACCTTCGACGCTTCGGGTAGCTCAGCCCGGATGAAACGCAATATCGCCGGCGTTATTTTAGGGGTTGATAAATCCCTGAATGACAACTGGAAGATGGGGCTTGCTGGTGGTTACGGTAAAGCAGATATAAAAGTATCCGATCGCTCTTCTACTGCCGAACGCTATGATTACCATGTGGGAGCTTATGCCAAAGGTCAGTGGGGTAACTTTAACCTGCATACCGGTGTAGGTTACACCTGGCATGATTACACTACCGATCGTTATGTGAAGCTCCAGAAACTACGTGACCATCTGGAAGCGGACTACAATGCCTCAACCACACAGGTGTTTACCGAAGGTCGTTATCTGTTTGATATTACGGATACCCTGACCGTTGAGCCTTACATTGGTGCAGCTTATGTTCACATTGATACCGATGGATTCACTGAACGTGGTGGTAAAGCTAAATTAACCAGCGCCAGTGATAATATGGATGTCTTCTTTACCGCTCTTGGTAGCCGGATGACCAAGCAGTTTACACTGGAAAACGGCCAATCGACTAAAATCTGGACTAATATTGGCTGGCGTCATGCCTATAACGATGTAACCTCAACATCAACGCTGAACTTTAGTAATGCAAACAGCTTTAATGTGATTGGTTCGTCTATCAGTCGGGATGCAGCTATATTTGAAGCAGGCGCTGAAATCAGCGTTACACCAAACACCAATATAGGTGCCATGTACAATGGTCAGGTTGGTAATAACACTGAAGATCATGGAGCAAAAGTATATATAAACTGGCGTTTCTGA
- a CDS encoding surface-adhesin E family protein, whose translation MMRILSVIFLFLSLAVGAQAKSTVPKHFSENWIELSENKSGSLFFIDEDSIKKINKKESIVQFSLLILKSNKDLKSVMEIDCDKQTVRSGPEYQYKKSGSLLIKFDDWEKESSVIKEGTVFEVVKNYVCTP comes from the coding sequence ATGATGAGAATATTGAGCGTAATTTTTCTGTTTTTATCTTTAGCTGTTGGGGCTCAGGCAAAGTCGACTGTTCCAAAACATTTTTCGGAAAACTGGATAGAACTATCAGAAAACAAAAGCGGTAGCCTGTTCTTTATTGATGAGGATAGTATTAAGAAAATCAATAAAAAAGAATCGATAGTGCAGTTTAGTTTGTTGATACTGAAGAGTAATAAAGATCTCAAATCCGTGATGGAAATTGATTGTGATAAACAAACGGTGCGCTCCGGGCCTGAGTATCAATATAAAAAGAGCGGGTCATTATTGATTAAGTTTGATGATTGGGAAAAAGAGAGCTCAGTAATCAAAGAAGGTACTGTTTTTGAAGTGGTGAAAAACTACGTTTGCACCCCCTAG
- a CDS encoding MFS transporter — translation MSLQSTLPTGKPKTWKARYTILSLIWLAWLLSFLDRMVMSVSLPFIGRDLGLDTTQQGLIISAFFIGYASFQIPGGFLADKFGARKIMAIGIAWWSVFTSLTGMVFTLPLMLAVRFLFGIGEGCFPAASWKMISTYFPSKERGRATAIQSTVNTLGPALAVVVAAGIIGAFGWHMVFIVLGLPGLFIAAGIYFFTRDNPKDHPSITKEDLAELEADGTAADITSAPVPFKEVLKMPVLWQMAAIWFLFDITFWGFSTWLPSYLITVREFSLAKTGVMAAIPFLFGAGGTLLGGYFSDKFKPQRKMLYVLTAIIAAGFLYMTFTVASADMAVVYQCISALFMFFAMAMFWGILMDTIPNKIMGRASGIVNFGGQMAGVVSAPIMGWLIHTSGGSYNSAFIFMIIALIASALVTLTVNNAHSNKTVENQA, via the coding sequence ATGAGTTTACAATCTACTTTACCGACGGGTAAGCCGAAAACCTGGAAGGCGCGATATACCATACTTTCACTGATTTGGCTGGCCTGGCTGCTCTCTTTCCTTGACCGGATGGTGATGAGCGTTTCCCTACCCTTTATTGGTCGTGACTTGGGTCTGGATACCACACAACAAGGTCTGATTATCAGTGCGTTCTTTATTGGTTACGCTTCCTTCCAAATCCCTGGCGGTTTTCTGGCAGATAAGTTTGGTGCCAGAAAAATCATGGCCATTGGTATTGCCTGGTGGTCAGTCTTCACCAGTCTTACCGGCATGGTATTCACTCTGCCGCTGATGCTGGCTGTACGCTTCCTGTTTGGTATTGGTGAAGGCTGCTTCCCGGCCGCATCATGGAAAATGATCTCAACCTATTTCCCGTCTAAAGAGCGCGGTCGTGCAACAGCAATTCAGTCAACGGTTAACACCTTAGGCCCAGCGCTGGCGGTCGTCGTCGCTGCCGGTATTATTGGGGCGTTTGGCTGGCATATGGTGTTTATTGTGCTGGGTCTTCCTGGCCTGTTTATTGCTGCCGGTATTTACTTCTTTACCCGTGATAACCCTAAAGATCACCCAAGTATCACTAAAGAAGATCTGGCTGAGCTGGAAGCTGACGGTACCGCCGCAGACATCACCAGTGCTCCGGTTCCGTTTAAAGAAGTGTTAAAAATGCCGGTGCTGTGGCAAATGGCTGCGATCTGGTTCCTGTTTGATATTACTTTCTGGGGTTTCTCTACCTGGTTACCCAGCTACCTGATCACCGTACGTGAGTTCTCTCTGGCTAAAACCGGGGTAATGGCAGCCATTCCATTCCTGTTTGGTGCAGGTGGTACTCTGCTGGGCGGTTACTTCTCAGATAAATTTAAACCTCAACGTAAAATGTTATATGTACTGACGGCAATTATTGCTGCCGGCTTCCTGTATATGACATTTACCGTTGCCAGCGCAGACATGGCGGTGGTTTATCAGTGTATCTCCGCACTGTTTATGTTCTTCGCTATGGCAATGTTCTGGGGCATCCTGATGGATACTATCCCGAACAAAATCATGGGTCGGGCTTCAGGGATTGTTAACTTCGGCGGTCAGATGGCCGGTGTTGTTTCTGCCCCTATTATGGGCTGGTTGATCCACACCAGCGGTGGTAGCTATAATAGTGCCTTCATCTTTATGATTATTGCGTTGATTGCCTCAGCATTAGTAACTTTAACCGTTAATAACGCTCACTCTAACAAGACTGTTGAAAATCAGGCTTAA
- a CDS encoding acyl carrier protein has translation MNYLHKSKEILSGCLSIPVEQIQDDSLIEQLKPTLDSVDFASIMMQVERFLKKEVPVAEWLELGSVKDLANILEKNHTS, from the coding sequence ATGAACTATCTACATAAGAGTAAAGAAATACTATCGGGCTGCCTGTCGATTCCAGTGGAGCAGATTCAGGATGACAGCCTGATTGAGCAGCTAAAACCCACGCTGGACAGCGTAGATTTTGCCAGCATTATGATGCAAGTAGAGCGCTTTTTGAAAAAAGAAGTGCCGGTTGCAGAGTGGCTGGAGTTAGGCTCGGTGAAAGATCTGGCGAATATCTTGGAAAAAAATCACACCAGCTAA
- a CDS encoding GNAT family N-acetyltransferase has product MASNTPNLAGIPIYIETNGYLLRSLTPNDVTPDFLKWMNSQDMMEGLNLPPLNFTHQQLADYTKQFDNHRNYFIGIFDKKNDLLVGFYTIDVNLNHKVGHITAGVGAPGYPGKPVLWATIDALLDHFYLYRDLHKMAARILAKNKRMLFCFVKNPRFNLEAVLKEECLAPDGERVDILIFSSLRHK; this is encoded by the coding sequence ATGGCTTCCAACACCCCCAATCTGGCAGGGATCCCGATTTATATTGAAACCAACGGATATTTGTTACGTAGCTTAACGCCAAATGATGTCACCCCTGACTTCCTGAAGTGGATGAACAGTCAGGATATGATGGAAGGACTTAACCTCCCACCTCTGAACTTCACCCACCAGCAATTAGCTGATTACACCAAGCAGTTTGATAACCATCGTAATTACTTTATTGGTATCTTTGATAAGAAGAATGACTTATTGGTGGGCTTTTATACCATTGACGTTAATCTTAATCATAAAGTAGGTCATATTACTGCGGGCGTTGGGGCTCCTGGATATCCGGGTAAACCCGTTCTTTGGGCAACCATTGATGCGTTATTGGATCACTTCTACCTTTATCGCGATCTGCATAAAATGGCGGCACGTATTCTGGCCAAAAATAAGCGTATGCTATTTTGCTTTGTTAAGAATCCTCGTTTTAATCTGGAAGCCGTACTTAAAGAGGAGTGCCTTGCTCCTGACGGTGAGCGGGTTGATATCCTGATCTTCTCTTCATTACGACACAAATAG